One region of Ananas comosus cultivar F153 linkage group 9, ASM154086v1, whole genome shotgun sequence genomic DNA includes:
- the LOC109714809 gene encoding putative disease resistance protein At3g14460, translated as MALALVAESAASIVIEKVINTALSYDEECGGPSNMQDEIQRLQQALPQIQAISAAVEGMQNVSTEQNKVLDAWLWQLRDAAERAEDVFDELEYYKLEKRVQARGGSVLNFKRKFTDFAKNMFGNDTLNRLREAVKALDKVAATVGPFLQLASQLYDSNVRCRQEDELRNARATSSFLTESIIYGRDEERDVIVGWLTKPTRDKLENTSAAAGNVSVFAIVGMGGMGKTALTQFVYHDKRVQRCFDLVMWVCVSDRFDAAMLTVKILEAAMVRDSLGDKSLNTIQEILKEKLISKKFLLVLDDVWNDNKILEWDKLVAPLKFGRKGSKILLTTRMDSVANAVARVLQGRKESLKLSGLKEDDFILLFNKHAFAGANIDDHRNLELIGQQIAKKLGGCPLAAKILGGCLNSCMDEKYWRRILNENFLNLQESEDNIRMILRLSYQQLPISSQICFRYCSIFPKDHEFEKNELIYLWIGSGLIKQPTHEKRSLEDIGEEYLNHLARRSLFDIKISEGAFGLKQSYVMHDLLHDLAQFASLGECLRIEGDGSREIPKTIRHIYVKRVNPLMISHLKNLRTLFIHLNKDYDVIVFNEVLKKLKSLRLLQVTADNYKLLDEVGNLIHLRYLSLTPWIDEVFKRYSLPQSICGLQSVCRLYHLEVMKLPATKTEIDDSALVGMSNLVKLRMLDIPARVTAKIPWIGKVTLLQNLDYFYVREECSYKICQLKNLRNLRKLCIDGLQNVRSPQEAIDANLIEKENLDKLSLVWPKNRAGRLEVDGPLLDNLKPHTNLKELEIKGYAGVRSPHWMTAPSLSNITSINLHDCKRWENLSPFGQLPLLKFLCLRHMPAIRKLSCSSRVGGCAFPSLKELKLYDMPNLELFEGEHLFPHLNKFDISSCPSLKGLPALPLTLNQLDIWTVGMTSLPMMQQDCGRGEGRVSCSPSHPALSYLRIGKCPNLTSLDGFILQQQYFPALASLSIKECKNLRLLPKFFFQKLPSLKYLITEMCPNLTTHRILDNRFPETLEKLTLESSGDLGLSLVEAPILAFLTDLKIDGCASITSFPPAEVLPRLMNLYIRNCKELSSLDGLHALPSLESLYIGGCDKLIELSLMQPPIGLDMVSRPSIELRALEIDQQALLLIEPLRSLNSVCSFIIQDGAELTSSTETWLLQNQNSLQILKICKALSLQSFPPILMHLRSLCALSIYDAPLLQSIPELPATMEFLTITGCQPELKEYIKGSGKFANVPYVRITED; from the coding sequence ATGGCATTGGCCTTGGTAGCTGAATCCGCGGCGTCGATCGTAATCGAGAAGGTGATCAACACAGCCTTATCCTACGACGAGGAGTGCGGCGGGCCGAGTAACATGCAGGACGAGATCCAGAGGCTTCAGCAGGCCCTTCCGCAGATCCAAGCGATCTCGGCCGCCGTCGAGGGGATGCAGAATGTCAGTACTGAGCAAAACAAGGTGCTGGACGCGTGGCTGTGGCAGCTCAGAGATGCCGCTGAGCGAGCAGAGGACGTGTTCGATGAGCTGGAGTACTACAAGCTGGAGAAGAGAGTGCAAGCGCGCGGCGGTAGTGTACTCAACTTTAAACGGAAGTTTACTGATTTTGCTAAGAATATGTTCGGAAATGACACCTTGAACAGGTTGAGGGAGGCCGTGAAGGCGTTAGATAAGGTTGCAGCAACTGTAGGACCTTTCCTGCAGCTCGCTTCGCAACTGTACGATTCGAATGTTAGGTGTCGACAAGAAGACGAGCTACGAAATGCTCGCGCGACTAGCTCCTTTTTAACTGAGAGCATTATTTACGGTCGAGACGAGGAGAGGGACGTGATAGTTGGATGGTTAACTAAACCGACACGTGACAAGCTGGAGAATACCTCTGCTGCTGCAGGAAATGTCTCGGTTTTTGCGATCGTCGGGATGGGTGGGATGGGAAAAACTGCGCTCACGCAGTTCGTCTACCATGATAAAAGAGTACAACGGTGCTTCGACTTGGTTATGTGGGTGTGCGTTTCTGATAGATTTGACGCGGCTATGCTGACGGTAAAGATCTTAGAAGCGGCGATGGTTAGGGATAGTCTTGGTGACAAGAGCCTTAACACGATTCAAGAGATTCTTAAAGAGAAGCTTATCTCCAAGAAGTTTCTTCTTGTGCTGGATGATGTTTGGAATGATAATAAAATACTTGAATGGGATAAATTGGTGGCTCCTTTAAAATTCGGCAGAAAAGGAAGCAAGATTCTCTTGACAACGCGAATGGATTCAGTGGCGAATGCAGTAGCCAGAGTTCTACAAGGTAGAAAAGAATCTTTAAAATTGAGTGGGTTAAAAGAAGATGATTTTATACTGCTTTTCAATAAGCATGCCTTTGCCGGAGCGAACATTGACGACCACAGAAACTTAGAATTGATCGGTCAGCAAATAGCAAAGAAGCTTGGGGGATGCCCGCTGGCAGCAAAAATTTTGGGAGGATGTTTGAACTCTTGCATGGATGAAAAATATTGGAGGAgaattttgaatgaaaattttctgaATTTGCAAGAAAGTGAGGACAACATTAGGATGATTCTGAGATTGAGCTATCAGCAACTGCCGATAAGCTCGCAAATTTGCTTCAGATACTGCAGTATCTTTCCTAAGGATCATGAATTCGAAAAGAATGAGCTTATCTATTTGTGGATAGGTTCTGGGTTGATCAAGCAACCAACACATGAAAAGCGAAGCCTAGAGGATATCGGAGAGGAGTACTTAAACCATCTAGCAAGAAGATCcctttttgatatcaaaataagtGAGGGAGCATTTGGCCTTAAACAGAGTTATGTCATGCATGATCTGTTGCATGATCTAGCTCAATTTGCCTCTTTAGGGGAATGCTTGAGAATCGAAGGTGATGGTTCCAGAGAAATTCCGAAAACGATCCGCCACATATATGTCAAAAGGGTAAACCCTCTTATGATCTCCCACCTGAAGAACTTACGCACCCtttttattcatttaaacaAGGACTATGATGTAATAGTATTTAATGAGGTtctaaaaaagttaaaaagctTACGTTTACTACAAGTGACTGCAGATAACTATAAGCTTCTGGATGAAGTTGGTAACCTCATTCACCTCCGctacctctctctcactccATGGATCGACGAAGTATTTAAGAGATATTCGCTACCTCAATCTATATGTGGACTCCAATCTGTGTGTAGACTCTATCACCTCGAAGTAATGAAGCTCCCAGCAACGAAAACTGAAATAGATGATTCAGCGCTGGTTGGAATGAGCAATCTAGTTAAATTGAGGATGCTAGACATTCCCGCTCGTGTAACAGCCAAGATTCCTTGGATCGGCAAAGTAACATTACTGCAGAACTTAGATTATTTCTATGTCCGCGAGGAGTGTAGCTACAAGATCTGTCAATTAAAAAACCTGCGAAATCTTCGAAAACTATGCATTGATGGTCTGCAAAATGTAAGGAGTCCACAAGAGGCTATAGATGCCAACTTGATTGAGAAAGAAAATCTTGACAAATTGTCACTAGTTTGGCCTAAGAATCGCGCTGGTCGTTTAGAGGTAGATGGGCCACTTCTTGATAACTTAAAACCACACACCAATCTCAAGGAACTGGAAATTAAAGGATACGCCGGAGTTAGATCTCCGCATTGGATGACAGCGCCATCTCTTTCTAACATAACATCTATCAATCTACACGATTGTAAGAGATGGGAGAACCTCTCACCTTTTGGGCAACTTCCTTTGCTCAAGTTTCTGTGTCTACGACATATGCCGGCTATAAGGAAATTATCGTGTTCAAGTCGTGTTGGTGGTTGCGCCTTTCCATCGCTGAAGGAGCTAAAATTGTATGACATGCCAAACTTGGAGCTGTTCGAAGGCGAGCACCTGTTTCCTCACCTTAATAAGTTTGATATTAGTTCTTGTCCTAGCTTGAAGGGTTTGCCTGCTTTGCCTCTTACTCTGAATCAACTGGACATTTGGACGGTCGGAATGACATCTCTTCCGATGATGCAACAAGATTGCGGTCGTGGCGAAGGACGAGTATCCTGCTCACCATCACATCCGGCACTTTCTTATCTACGTATTGGTAAGTGCCCAAACCTCACATCTCTGGATGGATTCATTTTGCAGCAACAATATTTTCCAGCCTTGGCGAGTTTATCGATTAAAGAATGCAAAAATCTAAGGCTTCTGCCGAAGTTCTTCTTCCAAAAACTTCCCTCCCTCAAGTATTTGATTACAGAAATGTGTCCCAATCTAACGACACACAGGATTCTAGACAATCGATTCCCCGAGACACTTGAAAAGCTCACTCTTGAATCTAGCGGTGATCTCGGTTTGTCGCTGGTCGAGGCGCCAATACTGGCCTTTCTGACTGACTTGAAGATTGACGGTTGCGCGAGCATAACATCCTTTCCTCCGGCAGAAGTTTTGCCCAGGTTGATGAATCTCTACATCCGGAATTGTAAAGAACTGTCATCATTGGATGGGCTACATGCTCTCCCCTCGCTCGAATCCTTGTACATTGGAGGATGCGACAAGCTCATCGAACTTTCACTGATGCAACCGCCAATAGGCCTCGATATGGTGTCGCGCCCTTCAATAGAGCTTCGCGCTCTTGAAATCGACCAGCAAGCTCTGTTGCTCATCGAACCACTGAGAAGCCTCAACTCTGTTTGCTCATTCATTATACAGGATGGTGCAGAACTCACATCCTCTACCGAGACATGGCTGCTGCAAAACCAAAACtcccttcaaattttaaagatatgTAAAGCTTTATCTCTTCAATCCTTTCCCCCTATTCTGATGCATCTTCGATCCCTGTGTGCTCTGAGCATATATGATGCTCCTTTGCTCCAGTCGATTCCAGAACTGCCCGCCACAATGGAATTTCTAACAATTACAGGTTGTCAACCTGAACTGAAGGAGTACATAAAAGGCTCTGGAAAATTTGCCAATGTTCCTTATGTGAGGATCACTGAAGATTGA